One stretch of Methyloversatilis sp. RAC08 DNA includes these proteins:
- a CDS encoding low molecular weight protein-tyrosine-phosphatase yields the protein MLERWLRRSPQGPDNAEVRILFCCMGNICRSPTAEGVVRARLESAGLADRVELASAGTHAGHVGSRTDPRAQAAAAARGVDLSRIRARRVTEEDFLRYDRIYAMDRDNLRNLQRNCPEGVQHKLALFLQHAESFDEDEVPDPYYGGPAGFERVLDLIEDAADGLLRDLVQQLK from the coding sequence GTGCTTGAGCGCTGGTTGCGGCGCAGCCCGCAGGGCCCGGACAACGCCGAAGTGCGCATCCTGTTCTGCTGCATGGGCAACATCTGTCGCTCGCCGACGGCCGAGGGCGTCGTGCGGGCGCGGCTTGAGAGCGCGGGGCTCGCGGATCGTGTCGAACTGGCTTCGGCCGGGACCCATGCGGGTCATGTCGGCAGTCGCACCGACCCGCGCGCCCAGGCGGCGGCTGCAGCGCGCGGTGTCGACCTGTCGCGCATCCGCGCCCGGCGTGTCACCGAGGAGGATTTCCTCCGCTACGACCGCATCTACGCGATGGACCGCGACAATCTGCGCAATCTGCAGCGCAACTGCCCCGAGGGCGTGCAGCACAAGCTCGCACTGTTCCTGCAGCACGCAGAATCCTTCGACGAGGACGAAGTGCCTGACCCCTACTACGGCGGGCCGGCCGGCTTCGAACGCGTGCTCGACCTGATCGAGGACGCCGCCGACGGCTTGCTCCGTGATCTGGTTCAGCAACTGAAATGA
- a CDS encoding M48 family metallopeptidase: MHRRDLLCGCCGGGLLTLWPGRIAAGIADTPRFARPDLASDEGGLWALMDREEERLRRSRFLLGDEALQRYVSDIACRLAGDHCPDMRVYLVRTPYFNASMAPNGMMQVWSGLLLRAANEAQLAAVLAHEVGHYLKRHSLERLRDARAKAGFAQFLGLALGAAGAGSIGQVAQLGVLASVYSFSRDHEREADAIGLELMHRAGYDAGEAAKVWAQLIEENAREDGGGTLLFATHPSADERRDTLRAAATTLAGDRAPGETHAERYRAHIAPLRLQMLQDELRRRVPDSSLRLFDRLMTHHGRDGQLLYARAEALRSRARDDDLDQALAALDEADGLPDRPAEALRLRGQILRSRNDADGARNAFRNYLELRPDAPDAPMIRSYIETPAP, translated from the coding sequence ATGCACCGTCGTGATCTGCTCTGCGGCTGTTGTGGCGGCGGACTTCTGACGCTCTGGCCCGGCCGCATCGCGGCGGGCATCGCCGACACACCACGCTTTGCGCGGCCGGATCTGGCGAGCGACGAAGGCGGCCTGTGGGCGTTGATGGACCGCGAGGAGGAACGGTTGCGCCGTTCGCGCTTCCTGCTCGGCGACGAAGCGCTGCAGCGCTATGTGTCCGACATCGCGTGCCGGCTGGCCGGCGATCACTGCCCCGACATGCGGGTCTATCTGGTGCGCACGCCCTACTTCAACGCCAGCATGGCCCCCAACGGCATGATGCAGGTATGGAGCGGCCTGCTGCTGCGCGCCGCCAATGAAGCGCAGCTCGCGGCCGTGCTGGCGCACGAGGTCGGTCACTATCTGAAACGGCACAGCCTGGAGCGCCTGCGCGACGCTCGCGCGAAGGCCGGTTTTGCGCAGTTCCTCGGCCTTGCGCTTGGCGCGGCCGGTGCCGGCAGCATCGGTCAGGTGGCGCAGCTGGGCGTGCTGGCCAGCGTCTATTCCTTTTCGCGCGACCACGAGCGCGAAGCCGACGCGATCGGGCTGGAACTGATGCATCGAGCCGGTTACGACGCCGGCGAAGCCGCAAAAGTATGGGCGCAGTTGATCGAGGAGAACGCGCGCGAGGACGGCGGCGGCACGCTGCTGTTCGCCACCCACCCGTCCGCTGACGAGCGTCGCGACACGCTGAGGGCCGCTGCCACGACACTGGCCGGAGACCGAGCTCCCGGCGAGACGCACGCAGAACGTTACCGTGCGCACATCGCGCCGCTGCGCCTGCAGATGCTGCAGGACGAACTGAGACGGCGCGTGCCGGACAGTTCGCTGCGCCTGTTCGACCGCCTGATGACCCACCACGGACGCGACGGACAGCTGCTGTATGCGCGGGCCGAAGCGCTGCGCTCGCGCGCCCGCGACGACGATCTCGATCAGGCGCTCGCCGCGCTCGACGAGGCCGACGGTCTTCCTGACCGGCCGGCCGAAGCGTTGCGGCTGCGCGGCCAGATCCTGCGCAGCCGCAACGACGCCGATGGCGCGCGCAACGCCTTCCGCAATTATCTTGAACTTCGGCCCGATGCACCTGATGCGCCGATGATCCGCAGCTATATCGAGACCCCCGCACCATGA
- a CDS encoding exopolyphosphatase produces MSTQKFRLVTRSDFDGLVCAVLLNELDLIDEIKFVHPKDMQDGKIDITDRDITTNLPYVAGAHLAFDHHLSETLRNTGERPNHIIHADAPSAARVVYDYYGGPAAFPTIAMDMMDAVDKADSAQFSRSEILDPKDWVLLNYLMDARTGLGRFRDFRISNYALMMDLIQYCRNHTITDILQLPDVQERVELYFEQAEKAKAQILRCTRQHGNLAVLDLRNEETIWATNRFMIYALFPDTNISIHIMWGVQKQNTVFATGKSILDRSSRTNVGELMLAYGGGGHQAAGTCQVDNAQADNTLRALIARINADG; encoded by the coding sequence ATGAGCACTCAGAAATTCCGCCTGGTCACCCGCAGCGATTTTGACGGACTGGTCTGCGCCGTGCTGCTGAACGAACTGGACCTGATCGACGAAATCAAGTTCGTGCACCCGAAGGACATGCAGGACGGCAAGATCGACATCACCGATCGCGACATCACGACCAACCTGCCCTATGTCGCCGGCGCCCACCTCGCCTTCGACCATCACCTGTCGGAGACGCTGCGCAACACCGGCGAACGACCCAATCACATCATTCACGCCGATGCGCCGTCCGCTGCGCGCGTTGTGTATGACTACTACGGCGGCCCGGCAGCCTTCCCGACCATCGCGATGGACATGATGGATGCCGTCGACAAGGCCGATTCGGCGCAGTTTTCGCGTAGCGAGATACTCGACCCGAAGGACTGGGTGCTGCTGAACTACCTGATGGACGCCCGCACCGGACTGGGCCGCTTCCGCGATTTCCGCATCAGCAACTACGCGCTGATGATGGATCTGATCCAGTACTGCCGCAATCACACGATCACCGACATCCTGCAACTGCCCGACGTGCAGGAGCGCGTCGAGCTCTACTTCGAACAGGCGGAAAAGGCGAAGGCGCAGATCCTGCGCTGCACGCGCCAGCACGGCAATCTTGCCGTGCTCGACCTGCGCAACGAGGAAACGATCTGGGCCACCAACCGCTTCATGATCTATGCGCTGTTCCCGGACACCAACATATCGATCCACATCATGTGGGGCGTGCAGAAGCAGAACACGGTGTTCGCCACCGGCAAGTCCATCCTCGACCGATCCAGCCGCACCAATGTCGGCGAACTGATGCTGGCCTACGGCGGCGGCGGCCACCAGGCTGCCGGCACCTGTCAGGTGGACAATGCCCAGGCTGACAACACGCTGCGCGCACTGATCGCGCGCATCAACGCCGACGGCTGA
- a CDS encoding SRPBCC family protein: protein MRFHAALIALLASTLAFAHGPSRLKANETVTLKASPDVVWAKVKDFTQLQAWHPAIESSTATAGSEVGSVRTLKVKGGGEVVEKLEKISDEERSLIYTAQDGGALPVTKYKAWLTVKPAADGGSEVEWRSVFFRVDQGDYPAAGKDDDTATSTIRKVYTDGLTNLKALLDK from the coding sequence ATGCGTTTCCATGCTGCACTGATAGCCCTGCTTGCCAGCACGCTGGCGTTCGCCCATGGCCCGTCGCGGCTCAAGGCCAACGAAACCGTCACGCTGAAGGCCAGCCCGGACGTGGTGTGGGCCAAGGTGAAGGATTTCACCCAATTGCAGGCCTGGCATCCGGCCATCGAAAGCAGTACCGCCACCGCCGGCAGCGAAGTCGGTTCGGTGCGCACGCTGAAGGTTAAGGGTGGCGGTGAAGTGGTCGAAAAGCTGGAAAAGATATCCGATGAAGAGCGCAGCCTGATCTATACCGCACAGGACGGCGGCGCGCTGCCGGTCACCAAGTACAAAGCCTGGCTGACAGTGAAGCCGGCGGCCGATGGCGGCAGCGAAGTGGAATGGCGTTCGGTGTTTTTCCGCGTCGACCAGGGCGACTATCCGGCGGCCGGCAAGGACGATGACACGGCAACCAGCACGATCAGGAAGGTCTATACCGACGGTCTGACGAACCTGAAGGCGCTGCTGGACAAGTAA
- a CDS encoding Rne/Rng family ribonuclease — protein MKRMLFNATQAEELRVAIVDGQKLVDLDIESSSKEQRKSNIYKAVITRIEPSLEACFVDYGADRHGFLPFKEVSKVYFKADLEPGRARIQDALHVGQELIVQIDKDERGSKGAALTTFISLAGRYLVLMPNNPRGGGVSRRVEGDDRAELRETMDQLEVPAGMSLIARTAGIGRNAEELQWDLNYLLQLWTAIEGAAQSQTGAFLIYQEGSLVIRAIRDYFQPDIGEILIDTDEVYDQAYTFMEHVMPGNVARVKRYRDDVPLFSRFQIEHQIESAYSRQVILPSGGAIVIDHTEALVAVDVNSGRSTKGSDIEETALRTNCEAADEIARQLRLRDLGGLIVIDFIDMENPRAQREVETRLRDALHHDRARVQMGKISRFGLLELSRQRLRPALAETSYIPCPRCSGTGHIRSTESAALHILRILEEEAMKENTGAVHTQVPVDVATFLLNEKRADINAIELRHKVNIVLIPNKHLETPAHEIIRLRHDQLNLEGIVAPSYQMAVNPLAESYQPPSTIPADERPKRMEAAIKHLTPDQPAPMVADPVPTTPVAVAPVVAPAPAPRGLFGLIASWFRGSDPAPAPVAAPVAEPKPAGNRERGPRSGDSGGRSRGRREGREGREGREGREPREGREPSNRAEGRSEGRGEARPEGNRGEGQRKPREPRTQDQDSNVAQAERAPREPKPPREPRAPRERAANDAREQQQVDLPLGADSTQPENGVPTEGADGAAPRSRRRRGGRRERGERRPEGAEAGAIGDVAAVEGDIEGVTAAANEAPVDLTEAQAPLALAATEPVVEAPVSVPAAVQDAPVDIVASAEPVVAVIEEAPVPVEAPVQAEVPAPAVMTVAEADAVEQVSPEPVQTAPVIDTPVVADVPVVRAAPPVSDSAESTLVRAMESMGSSPILVAPAPVAAPVDLQSSLDASGLVMVETQPGSGAGQAPIEPEPVLLGRRRRQPPVIASEPMQQVETRGE, from the coding sequence ATGAAACGAATGCTCTTCAACGCGACGCAGGCAGAAGAACTGCGCGTTGCGATTGTTGATGGACAGAAACTTGTAGACCTCGACATCGAGTCATCCAGCAAGGAACAGCGAAAAAGCAATATATACAAGGCGGTCATCACCCGGATCGAACCCAGTCTCGAAGCCTGCTTCGTCGACTACGGCGCCGATCGTCACGGCTTCCTGCCGTTCAAGGAAGTTTCGAAGGTCTATTTCAAGGCTGATCTGGAGCCGGGCCGTGCCCGCATCCAGGACGCGCTGCACGTCGGCCAGGAACTGATCGTCCAGATCGACAAGGACGAGCGCGGCAGCAAGGGCGCCGCGCTCACCACCTTCATTTCGCTGGCTGGCCGCTACCTGGTTCTGATGCCGAACAATCCGCGCGGTGGCGGTGTGTCGCGCCGGGTCGAGGGTGATGATCGCGCCGAGCTTCGCGAAACGATGGATCAGCTCGAAGTGCCCGCCGGCATGAGCCTGATCGCCCGCACCGCCGGCATCGGCCGCAACGCCGAAGAGCTGCAGTGGGACCTGAATTACCTGCTGCAGTTGTGGACCGCTATCGAAGGAGCGGCGCAATCGCAGACCGGCGCCTTCCTGATCTATCAGGAAGGCAGTCTGGTGATCCGCGCGATCCGCGACTACTTCCAGCCCGACATCGGCGAAATCCTGATCGACACCGACGAGGTGTACGACCAGGCCTACACCTTCATGGAACACGTGATGCCCGGCAACGTGGCGCGCGTGAAGCGCTACCGCGACGACGTACCGCTGTTCTCGCGCTTCCAGATCGAGCACCAGATCGAATCCGCCTACTCGCGCCAGGTCATCCTGCCGTCGGGCGGTGCCATCGTGATCGACCACACCGAAGCGCTGGTGGCGGTGGACGTGAACTCCGGCCGTTCGACCAAGGGCAGCGACATCGAAGAAACCGCGCTGCGCACCAACTGCGAGGCGGCTGACGAAATCGCCCGCCAGCTGCGTCTGCGTGACCTCGGCGGCCTGATCGTCATCGACTTCATCGACATGGAAAACCCGCGCGCCCAGCGCGAGGTGGAAACCCGTCTGCGCGACGCGCTGCATCACGACCGCGCTCGCGTGCAGATGGGCAAGATCAGCCGCTTCGGCCTGCTCGAACTGTCGCGTCAACGGCTGCGTCCGGCGCTGGCCGAAACCAGCTACATCCCGTGCCCGCGCTGCAGCGGCACCGGCCACATCCGGTCGACCGAATCGGCCGCGCTGCACATCCTGCGCATCCTCGAAGAAGAGGCGATGAAGGAAAACACGGGCGCCGTGCATACCCAGGTCCCGGTCGATGTCGCCACCTTCCTGCTGAACGAGAAGCGCGCCGACATCAACGCCATCGAGCTGCGGCACAAGGTCAACATCGTGTTGATCCCGAACAAGCACCTCGAAACACCGGCGCACGAAATCATCCGCCTGCGCCACGACCAGCTGAATCTCGAAGGCATCGTTGCGCCGTCCTACCAGATGGCCGTGAATCCGCTGGCCGAAAGCTATCAGCCGCCGTCGACCATTCCGGCCGATGAACGTCCGAAGCGCATGGAAGCGGCGATCAAGCACCTCACGCCGGACCAGCCGGCGCCGATGGTGGCTGATCCGGTGCCGACCACGCCGGTCGCTGTCGCTCCCGTTGTTGCACCGGCTCCGGCACCACGTGGTCTGTTCGGCCTGATCGCATCGTGGTTCCGCGGTTCCGATCCGGCGCCTGCGCCCGTCGCAGCGCCGGTAGCCGAGCCGAAACCGGCCGGCAATCGCGAGCGCGGTCCGCGCTCCGGTGATTCGGGCGGCCGCAGCCGCGGTCGACGGGAAGGTCGCGAGGGCCGTGAAGGTCGTGAGGGTCGCGAACCGCGCGAAGGCCGCGAGCCGTCGAATCGCGCAGAGGGCCGCAGCGAAGGTCGTGGTGAAGCACGTCCGGAAGGCAATCGCGGTGAGGGGCAGCGCAAGCCGCGTGAGCCACGCACGCAGGACCAGGACAGCAACGTCGCCCAGGCCGAACGCGCCCCGCGCGAGCCGAAGCCGCCGCGTGAGCCGCGCGCGCCGCGTGAACGGGCCGCCAACGATGCGCGCGAACAGCAGCAGGTCGATCTGCCGCTGGGTGCCGATTCGACGCAGCCGGAAAATGGCGTTCCCACCGAGGGCGCGGACGGTGCAGCACCGCGCAGCCGCCGCCGCCGCGGTGGTCGCCGCGAACGTGGCGAACGTCGCCCCGAAGGCGCCGAAGCCGGTGCCATCGGTGATGTCGCCGCTGTCGAGGGAGATATCGAGGGGGTGACGGCTGCCGCCAACGAAGCGCCGGTCGATCTGACGGAGGCGCAGGCGCCGCTGGCGCTGGCGGCCACCGAGCCGGTCGTTGAAGCACCCGTGTCTGTGCCGGCTGCCGTACAGGATGCACCGGTCGACATCGTAGCCAGTGCGGAACCGGTGGTTGCGGTGATCGAGGAAGCGCCCGTGCCGGTCGAAGCACCGGTGCAGGCCGAAGTCCCGGCCCCGGCCGTGATGACGGTTGCCGAAGCCGATGCGGTGGAGCAGGTCAGCCCCGAACCCGTTCAGACTGCACCGGTCATCGACACGCCGGTCGTGGCTGATGTGCCGGTTGTGCGTGCTGCACCGCCGGTGTCCGACAGCGCCGAATCAACGCTGGTGCGTGCCATGGAAAGCATGGGTTCGTCACCGATCCTCGTTGCGCCGGCACCTGTGGCCGCGCCGGTTGACCTGCAGAGTTCGCTTGATGCGAGCGGCCTCGTCATGGTCGAAACACAACCTGGCAGCGGTGCAGGTCAGGCGCCGATCGAGCCCGAGCCGGTCCTGCTGGGACGTCGCCGTCGTCAGCCTCCGGTGATCGCCAGCGAGCCGATGCAGCAGGTGGAAACGCGCGGCGAGTAA
- a CDS encoding DUF4864 domain-containing protein, with protein sequence MNRLSKRLTHVLFFVLLMLSLPAQAGGAGKFDAVEAKAVRAVIEAQLAAFAADDGPRALSYAFPDIRKRFPAPEGFLEMVRKSYPVVYRPRSVGFLEPELEDDEVFQAVEMSDADGVLWIAIYRMGRIEDGSWRIMGCRVVPGGGSAI encoded by the coding sequence ATGAACCGCCTGAGCAAACGTCTGACACATGTCCTGTTCTTTGTGCTGCTGATGCTTTCACTGCCTGCGCAGGCGGGTGGCGCGGGCAAGTTCGATGCGGTCGAGGCGAAGGCGGTGCGTGCCGTCATCGAGGCCCAGCTCGCCGCCTTCGCGGCCGACGACGGTCCGCGCGCCCTGTCCTACGCCTTCCCGGATATCCGCAAGCGCTTCCCGGCGCCGGAAGGTTTCCTTGAAATGGTGCGCAAGAGCTACCCGGTCGTGTACCGGCCGCGTTCGGTCGGCTTTCTCGAGCCCGAACTTGAGGACGACGAAGTCTTCCAGGCGGTAGAAATGTCCGATGCCGACGGCGTGCTATGGATCGCGATCTACCGCATGGGACGTATCGAGGATGGCAGCTGGCGCATCATGGGCTGTCGCGTCGTACCGGGAGGCGGCAGCGCGATCTGA
- the ttcA gene encoding tRNA 2-thiocytidine(32) synthetase TtcA codes for MSQVLSTVPVSSDAAHPSNTFLKFRKRLERATGQAIADYSMIEDGDVIMVCMSGGKDSYTMLELLRGLQQRAPVRFRLIAFNLDQKQPGFPDHILPAYFESIGVEYRIETEDTYSIVKDKIPEGKTTCGLCSRLRRGIIYRVAGEMGATKIALGHHRDDLLETLFLNMFFGGKIKSMPPKLVSDDGRHIVIRPLAYCTERDIERFARVMAYPIIPCNLCGSQENAQRRQVKAMLQEWARLYPGRIESMATAMRNVVPSHLADSKLFDFAGLQPGTDVGEGDTAFDPVELPARSWVDDEAVGGIPVRLDIAASGGCA; via the coding sequence ATGTCGCAAGTCCTTTCCACTGTGCCGGTGTCGTCCGACGCGGCGCATCCGTCCAATACCTTCCTCAAGTTCCGCAAGCGGCTCGAACGCGCGACAGGGCAGGCGATCGCCGATTATTCGATGATCGAGGACGGTGACGTGATCATGGTGTGCATGTCCGGCGGCAAGGATTCGTACACGATGCTGGAACTGCTGCGCGGCCTGCAGCAGCGGGCGCCGGTGCGCTTCCGCCTGATCGCGTTCAACCTCGACCAGAAGCAGCCGGGCTTTCCCGATCACATCCTGCCGGCCTATTTCGAATCGATCGGCGTCGAATACCGGATCGAAACCGAAGACACCTACAGCATCGTCAAGGACAAGATTCCCGAGGGCAAGACCACCTGCGGCCTGTGCTCGCGACTGCGCCGGGGCATCATCTACCGCGTGGCGGGCGAGATGGGCGCGACCAAGATCGCGCTTGGACATCACCGCGATGACCTGCTGGAGACGCTGTTCCTGAACATGTTCTTCGGCGGCAAGATCAAGTCCATGCCACCCAAGCTGGTCAGCGACGACGGTCGCCACATCGTCATCCGGCCGCTGGCCTATTGCACCGAGCGCGACATCGAGCGCTTTGCACGCGTCATGGCCTATCCGATCATTCCGTGCAACCTCTGCGGCTCGCAGGAGAACGCGCAGCGCAGGCAGGTGAAGGCCATGCTGCAGGAATGGGCGCGCCTCTATCCCGGACGCATCGAATCGATGGCGACCGCGATGCGCAATGTGGTGCCCTCCCACCTGGCTGATTCGAAGCTGTTCGATTTTGCCGGCCTGCAGCCGGGCACCGACGTGGGCGAGGGCGACACGGCCTTCGACCCGGTCGAACTGCCGGCGCGCAGTTGGGTGGACGATGAAGCGGTCGGCGGCATTCCGGTCCGGCTGGATATCGCGGCGAGCGGCGGCTGTGCTTGA
- a CDS encoding diguanylate cyclase domain-containing protein: protein MPLPPILARRAFLDLLPDAICVVDEHGRFVFVSAACERIFGYTQEEMIGRAMIDLVAPEDRARTLQAAADIMAGEHKLNFENSYVRKDGRRVHILWSARWWESDRLRIAVARDITERKRTDATQAALYALSEAAHAASDLPALCAHIRLIIDSLVPANNFFVATVDGDGVLSFPYSIDEHRAAPPHALCSEVVRTGQPQLHTAATPDACSWLAVPLKAEDRTTGALVLKSMPGEAGYTDRDMTLLHFVSTQVATAIERMQLLAQLKRMAQFDELTGLPNRALLRDRLDTALSAARREHAHVGLLYLDLDRFKEVNDTLGHATGDRLLQETAQRLKRCVRDADTVARVGGDEFVVLLPGILQPEDALVVARKIRSTLGQPVALGGRHLTVLPSIGIAVYPDHGEDAPALLEAADQAMYRAKHSGDDCRWADTADER, encoded by the coding sequence ATGCCTTTACCGCCGATACTTGCCAGACGCGCCTTCCTTGACCTGCTGCCCGACGCCATCTGCGTGGTCGACGAACACGGCCGTTTCGTTTTCGTCAGCGCGGCCTGCGAACGCATCTTCGGCTACACGCAGGAAGAGATGATCGGTCGCGCGATGATCGATCTGGTAGCGCCTGAAGATCGCGCGCGCACGCTGCAGGCGGCCGCCGACATCATGGCGGGCGAGCACAAGCTGAATTTCGAGAACAGCTATGTGCGCAAGGACGGCCGGCGCGTGCATATCCTGTGGTCGGCCCGCTGGTGGGAATCCGACCGGCTGCGCATTGCGGTTGCGCGCGACATCACGGAACGCAAACGCACGGACGCCACTCAGGCCGCGCTGTATGCGCTGTCCGAAGCCGCGCATGCAGCCAGCGACCTGCCGGCGCTGTGCGCCCACATCCGGCTGATCATCGACAGTCTGGTGCCGGCCAACAACTTCTTCGTCGCCACCGTTGACGGCGACGGCGTGCTCAGTTTTCCCTACAGTATCGACGAACATCGCGCGGCTCCGCCGCATGCGCTGTGCAGCGAAGTGGTGCGTACCGGGCAGCCGCAACTGCACACCGCCGCCACACCCGACGCCTGCAGCTGGCTGGCCGTGCCGCTGAAGGCCGAGGACCGCACGACCGGCGCACTGGTGCTCAAGAGCATGCCGGGCGAGGCTGGCTACACCGATCGCGACATGACACTGCTGCATTTTGTGTCCACCCAGGTCGCCACCGCGATAGAACGCATGCAGCTGCTGGCGCAGCTCAAGCGCATGGCCCAGTTCGATGAACTGACCGGCCTGCCCAACCGCGCGCTGCTGCGCGACCGCCTCGACACGGCGCTGTCGGCCGCGCGCCGGGAGCATGCTCACGTCGGTCTGCTTTATCTTGATCTCGACCGGTTCAAGGAAGTGAACGACACGCTGGGACATGCGACCGGTGATCGGCTGCTGCAGGAAACTGCGCAGCGGCTCAAGCGCTGTGTGCGCGATGCCGACACGGTGGCGCGCGTTGGCGGCGACGAATTCGTCGTGCTGCTCCCCGGCATTCTCCAGCCGGAAGACGCCCTGGTGGTCGCGCGCAAGATTCGCAGCACGCTCGGCCAGCCCGTCGCGCTGGGGGGGCGCCACCTCACGGTGTTGCCCAGCATCGGCATCGCGGTCTATCCGGATCACGGTGAAGACGCTCCAGCGCTGCTGGAAGCCGCCGATCAGGCAATGTATCGTGCCAAGCACAGCGGTGATGACTGTCGCTGGGCCGACACAGCAGACGAGCGTTAG